A genomic window from Lycium barbarum isolate Lr01 chromosome 4, ASM1917538v2, whole genome shotgun sequence includes:
- the LOC132636675 gene encoding nuclear transcription factor Y subunit B-3, which yields MADSDNESGGHNNPNEGSTREQDRFLPIANVSRIMKKALPANAKISKDAKETVQECVSEFISFITGEASDKCQREKRKTINGDDLLWAMTTLGFEEYVEPLKVYLAKYREMEGEKTSMGGGRTGEKDGGGGGGDGSGISSGGGGYNGGGGGSGGMYGGGGMGGSMMYHPQGGGHQTYGSHGSYHHMSMGGGGGGSGGGGGGGGSGQGRR from the coding sequence ATGGCGGATTCTGACAACGAGTCAGGAGGGCATAACAACCCGAACGAAGGATCAACAAGGGAACAAGACAGGTTCCTTCCGATAGCGAATGTAAGCAGAATAATGAAGAAAGCTTTACCAGCAAACGCCAAGATTTCAAAGGATGCAAAGGAAACAGTTCAAGAATGCGTATCGGAATTCATCAGTTTCATTACGGGCGAGGCATCGGATAAGTGTCAGAGAGAGAAGAGGAAGACGATTAACGGTGATGATTTGCTTTGGGCTATGACGACTTTAGGGTTTGAAGAGTATGTTGAGCCTTTGAAGGTTTATTTAGCAAAGTATAGGGAAATGGAAGGGGAGAAGACTAGTATGGGTGGGGGGAGGACTGGGGAGAAAgatgggggtgggggtggtggggatGGGAGTGGGATTAGTTCTGGGGGTGGTGGGTATAATGGTGGGGGTGGTGGTAGTGGGGGTATGTATGGTGGTGGTGGTATGGGGGGTTCAATGATGTATCATCCTCAAGGTGGTGGTCATCAGACGTATGGTAGTCATGGGTCATATCATCATATGAGTatgggtggtggtggtggtggtagtggaggaggaggtggtggtggtgggtcCGGCCAAGGGCGGAGGTAG